AGCCCCCTGGCCTGCGTGCGGGATGAGGCGATCTGGCGGCATCAACTGGCCGGACACAGCGAAGGCTCCGTGCATCACCGCCAGTATTGGCTGGTGGAGACGGACGCGGGCGAGCCGTTTGGTTATTTCAACCTGTTCCTGTGGAAGCACATCATGTCCATTGAGGAGGTCGCCGTCATGCCCGGCCATTCCTGGCGCGAATTGGGACTGTACGTGGGCAAGGTGCTGCAAGGGATGGCCGACGAACACAACGAAACGGCGGAAAAGCCGGTCCGCACGCTGATCTTTCGCCTGGGGGATGAACACCCGATGTACACGGCGTTGGGGCGAAATCTGGAACGGCAGGATAAACCGTATGCGTGGTATCTGCGCGTGCCGGATGTGGGGGCGTTTTTGCGACATGTTGTGCCGGCATTAGAGCGACGATTGGCGGCGAGTGTGCTGACAAACCATACAGGAGAGTTGAAGCTCAATTTCTACCGGCATCACCTGAAGTTGACGTTCGCGCGGGGCCAGATAACGGAGATTGCGCCGTATACGCCCCAAAACTTTGAGGATGGGCAGGCGTTTTTCCCGGATCAGACGTTTTTGCATGTGCTGTTTGGGCATCGGTCGCTGGCGGAGTTGAATCATGTGCGCGCGGATTGTTTTGCGAGAGATGCCGGCACCGAAGTCCTCCTCAACTGCCTCTTCCCCACCCGCCACAGTTCCCTATTCCCCCTTTCCTGAAACCCGCCATGCCCAATCCCCTGCAACCCTTCTGGGACCGCGCCCCCGCCTT
The Ardenticatenales bacterium genome window above contains:
- a CDS encoding GNAT family N-acetyltransferase, with product MTVDKYGLPRDLGDGLLLRWATAADTEAIATFNAHIHSDTPGEPEEGLAIWTRDLMSGQHPTVSPDDFTVVVDQNAGTIVSSLNLISQVWTYEGIPFGVGRPELVGTLPEFRRRGLVRRQMEAVHAKSAARGELVQAITGIPWYYRLFGYEMTLNLGGSRLYVWHFRGNSSAETAGAYRLRRATPDDIPLLHQLYEVHAAASPLACVRDEAIWRHQLAGHSEGSVHHRQYWLVETDAGEPFGYFNLFLWKHIMSIEEVAVMPGHSWRELGLYVGKVLQGMADEHNETAEKPVRTLIFRLGDEHPMYTALGRNLERQDKPYAWYLRVPDVGAFLRHVVPALERRLAASVLTNHTGELKLNFYRHHLKLTFARGQITEIAPYTPQNFEDGQAFFPDQTFLHVLFGHRSLAELNHVRADCFARDAGTEVLLNCLFPTRHSSLFPLS